The following proteins come from a genomic window of Campylobacter sp. RM16189:
- a CDS encoding pseudouridine synthase: MRLNKFISHNTSYSRREADELIKNGKVSVNNRVVSELATSVSDKDKVKLNGRPVKLKKDFTVIVYHKQKGELVSKKDDRGRKTIYDSLPRNFAKFVSVGRLDYASEGLLLLTDAPAIATALMESDIERMYYLKVKGEVGQEVITAMQEGFFAADATKGAHAKTEIKSMEFKPFLAYKIFGSSGGYTKLKVIINEGKNRELRRFFGYFDLEVMDLKRVSFGRVDLGMLKPGKWRYFENSEYEDLRDFLKTNKIRY; the protein is encoded by the coding sequence ATGAGACTAAATAAATTCATCTCGCACAACACAAGCTACTCGCGCCGAGAGGCTGACGAATTAATCAAAAACGGCAAAGTTAGCGTAAATAACCGAGTTGTTAGCGAGCTTGCCACAAGCGTTAGCGATAAAGATAAAGTTAAGCTAAACGGTCGCCCGGTGAAGCTTAAAAAGGATTTTACAGTGATCGTCTATCACAAACAAAAGGGCGAGCTCGTTAGCAAAAAAGATGATCGCGGACGAAAGACGATATATGATAGCTTGCCGCGAAATTTTGCTAAATTTGTAAGCGTTGGCAGGCTTGATTATGCGAGCGAAGGGCTTTTGCTGCTAACTGACGCGCCTGCAATCGCAACTGCGCTCATGGAAAGCGACATAGAAAGAATGTACTATCTAAAAGTGAAAGGCGAAGTAGGGCAGGAGGTGATAACCGCGATGCAAGAGGGCTTTTTCGCCGCAGACGCAACCAAAGGCGCACATGCTAAAACCGAGATCAAATCAATGGAATTTAAGCCTTTTTTAGCGTATAAAATTTTTGGCTCAAGCGGAGGATACACAAAGCTAAAAGTCATCATAAACGAGGGTAAAAACCGAGAGCTAAGAAGATTTTTTGGATATTTTGATCTTGAAGTTATGGATCTGAAGCGCGTTAGTTTCGGGCGAGTTGATCTTGGTATGCTAAAGCCCGGCAAATGGCGCTACTTTGAAAACAGCGAATACGAAGATCTAAGGGATTTTTTAAAAACCAACAAAATTCGCTACTAA
- a CDS encoding ABC transporter ATP-binding protein, protein MSFKCHKDELILIKGRSGSGKTSIIRAFVGLYKVSNGMIYINGIDINSYSNKELRAAISYCGQRTFLHDDTIINNILYPNSSCDLNSVLAYLEKLNLKHLNIDETIGDDGNKLSGGEKSRVAFLRAVMKNSKILLLDEATSALDKDNENIVIDLLQELKQDGWAIIFCTHSDNERLINIADKVVCMDEC, encoded by the coding sequence ATTTCGTTTAAATGCCATAAAGATGAGTTGATCCTGATAAAGGGCCGTAGCGGAAGCGGTAAAACATCGATCATTAGGGCGTTTGTGGGGCTTTATAAAGTCTCAAATGGTATGATTTATATTAACGGAATAGACATAAATTCTTACTCTAATAAAGAGCTAAGAGCGGCTATATCTTATTGCGGTCAAAGGACATTTTTGCATGATGATACGATTATTAATAATATCTTATATCCAAATTCAAGTTGTGATTTAAACAGCGTTTTGGCTTATTTGGAGAAATTAAATTTGAAGCACTTAAACATCGACGAAACGATAGGAGATGATGGCAATAAACTCTCAGGCGGAGAGAAATCAAGAGTGGCATTTCTAAGAGCCGTTATGAAAAACTCTAAAATTTTACTCTTAGATGAAGCTACTTCGGCACTAGACAAAGATAATGAAAATATCGTGATTGATCTATTGCAAGAGCTTAAACAAGATGGCTGGGCTATTATATTTTGCACGCATAGTGATAACGAAAGACTGATTAATATAGCGGATAAAGTGGTGTGTATGGATGAGTGTTGA
- a CDS encoding KpsF/GutQ family sugar-phosphate isomerase — protein sequence MQDMIQIASEVLKEEAAELIRQANKLGSEIDEAVNLMYNAKGKVIVTGVGKSGHIGAKIAATLASTGTPSFFIHPTEAMHGDLGMIDENDVVLAISFSGESDELVRILPHIKRFDIKIIGMAKSKESSLGKFSDALLNLDIIKEACPLNIAPTTSTTLTLALGDALAVCLMRKREFRQEDFANFHPGGSLGKRLFVKVKDVMKTQNLPIIKDDVSLKTAIDAMTHGKLGNVLLVDGEGKLKAVLSDGDLRRALMSESFDINEKAITYATKTPKTLTNKEMLAIDSLRLIEEYKIQILVVLDEGERPIGVLHIHDLSSLGL from the coding sequence ATGCAAGATATGATACAAATCGCAAGCGAAGTGCTGAAAGAAGAGGCCGCCGAGCTCATTCGTCAGGCTAACAAGCTTGGAAGCGAGATAGATGAGGCGGTAAATTTGATGTATAACGCCAAAGGCAAGGTTATCGTAACGGGAGTCGGCAAAAGCGGTCATATCGGCGCTAAGATAGCTGCCACGCTTGCAAGCACGGGCACGCCAAGCTTTTTTATACACCCGACCGAAGCGATGCACGGCGACCTTGGTATGATAGATGAAAATGACGTTGTTTTGGCGATAAGCTTTAGCGGTGAGAGTGATGAGCTCGTTCGAATTTTGCCGCATATCAAGCGATTTGACATCAAGATAATCGGCATGGCAAAGAGCAAGGAAAGTAGCCTTGGCAAATTTAGCGACGCGCTTTTAAATTTAGACATCATCAAAGAGGCCTGCCCGCTAAATATCGCTCCGACAACATCAACCACGCTAACTTTAGCACTTGGCGACGCGCTTGCGGTTTGCCTGATGAGAAAAAGAGAATTTAGGCAAGAGGATTTTGCAAATTTCCACCCGGGCGGAAGCCTTGGAAAAAGGCTATTTGTCAAGGTCAAAGACGTGATGAAAACGCAAAATTTACCGATCATAAAAGATGACGTTAGTTTAAAAACCGCGATTGATGCGATGACTCACGGCAAGCTTGGCAATGTACTGCTGGTTGATGGCGAGGGCAAATTAAAAGCCGTTTTAAGCGACGGGGACTTACGTAGAGCGCTCATGAGCGAGAGTTTTGACATCAACGAAAAAGCGATAACTTACGCAACTAAAACACCAAAAACACTAACAAACAAAGAGATGTTAGCAATAGATTCGCTAAGGCTGATTGAAGAGTATAAGATCCAAATTTTAGTAGTGCTTGACGAGGGCGAAAGACCGATCGGAGTGCTACACATACACGATTTATCGAGCTTGGGGCTATGA
- a CDS encoding DNA/RNA nuclease SfsA — MTKQTKYINAMQKDKSAKAKFAYEIAKREAKGLNELEATYQAGYQAYCAFNYFAKECEYLEKQNEHLKGLIDKLEQAKPKGSYKWHGGLSQAR; from the coding sequence ATGACAAAACAAACTAAATACATTAACGCTATGCAAAAAGATAAGAGCGCAAAGGCTAAATTTGCCTACGAGATAGCAAAAAGAGAAGCAAAAGGGTTAAATGAACTAGAAGCCACATACCAAGCAGGCTATCAGGCTTATTGTGCCTTTAACTACTTTGCTAAAGAGTGCGAATACCTAGAGAAGCAAAACGAACACCTAAAAGGACTAATCGACAAGCTAGAGCAAGCAAAGCCTAAAGGCTCATATAAGTGGCACGGAGGATTAAGTCAAGCTAGATAG
- a CDS encoding ABC transporter ATP-binding protein codes for MNAIEVKNVTHFYGKKLIYENLSFNVKQGSVFGILGRNGVGKSTLINILMGYIRPKSGECRVLGKNSFSLDSEAKRDIALLFEGFTSFDHLSIAQYEEFLSTFYPRWDSKIYNDLAKLLKLSKDQKLNSMSFGQKSQVILASLFAQDAKVLIFDDYSMGLDAGYRRLFGDYLKDYLDGKDKTVIVTSHVMSDLENLIDEFLIVERGGRIFQSKMSEFMQDFKVYKLPKEFDTSGKNFKNIDEFKHHKMAYGFVDIDGFKTQNASFEDKFLGFVGRYE; via the coding sequence ATGAATGCTATCGAAGTAAAGAACGTCACACATTTTTACGGTAAAAAGCTGATTTACGAAAATTTGAGTTTTAACGTAAAGCAGGGCAGCGTGTTTGGGATTTTGGGCAGAAACGGCGTGGGTAAGAGCACGCTTATAAATATCCTAATGGGCTATATCCGTCCAAAAAGCGGTGAGTGCAGGGTGCTTGGCAAAAATAGCTTCAGCCTTGACAGCGAGGCCAAGCGCGATATCGCCTTGCTATTTGAGGGATTTACAAGCTTTGATCATCTAAGTATCGCGCAGTATGAGGAGTTTTTATCCACGTTTTATCCGCGCTGGGACAGCAAAATTTATAACGATTTAGCAAAGCTTTTAAAACTTAGTAAGGATCAAAAGCTAAATTCCATGTCCTTTGGGCAAAAGTCCCAAGTTATCCTTGCTTCGCTGTTTGCGCAAGATGCCAAAGTGCTTATATTTGACGATTATTCTATGGGGCTTGATGCGGGATATAGGCGGCTTTTTGGCGATTATCTGAAGGACTATCTTGACGGCAAGGATAAGACTGTGATCGTCACAAGTCACGTAATGAGCGATCTTGAAAATTTGATCGATGAGTTTTTGATTGTCGAGCGAGGAGGGCGAATTTTTCAAAGCAAGATGAGCGAATTTATGCAGGATTTTAAGGTGTATAAGCTGCCGAAAGAATTTGATACAAGCGGAAAAAATTTCAAAAATATAGATGAATTTAAACATCATAAAATGGCTTACGGATTTGTAGATATCGACGGTTTTAAGACGCAAAATGCAAGTTTTGAGGATAAATTTTTAGGCTTTGTAGGCAGATACGAGTAG
- the rsmA gene encoding 16S rRNA (adenine(1518)-N(6)/adenine(1519)-N(6))-dimethyltransferase RsmA has protein sequence MIKAKKHFGQNFLHDQNVLNKIIQSIPKDMQNIVEIGPGLGDLTSKILQISDSVTSYEIDGELYELLEKKFAKEIKDGRLRLFCADALSRWDESGLSETDYFLTANLPYYVATKMILNAIEDERCRGLVVMIQKEVAVKFSAKGGESEFSALAILASLQGGCELLFDVASECFNPPPKVTSSVIKIQKSKNLIGKNAVFNTEFEYEKFKKFLKTAFSAPRKTLSKNLSANFDKCLLAEIYGELNLSQNLRPHEIDVNLYLKIFEKLKVKDERRQSCSLQRKEQ, from the coding sequence ATGATCAAGGCAAAGAAACATTTTGGACAAAATTTTTTACACGATCAAAATGTGCTGAACAAAATCATCCAATCGATTCCCAAAGATATGCAAAACATAGTAGAAATTGGGCCTGGCTTAGGTGATTTGACGTCAAAAATTTTGCAAATTTCAGATTCGGTTACGAGCTACGAGATAGACGGCGAGCTTTACGAACTGCTTGAAAAAAAGTTTGCAAAAGAGATCAAAGACGGACGATTAAGACTTTTTTGCGCAGATGCGTTAAGTCGGTGGGACGAAAGCGGTTTGAGTGAGACAGACTACTTTTTAACGGCAAATTTGCCCTACTACGTCGCCACCAAGATGATTTTAAACGCTATCGAAGATGAGAGATGTCGCGGGCTTGTTGTGATGATACAAAAAGAGGTCGCGGTCAAATTTAGCGCCAAAGGCGGTGAGAGCGAATTTAGCGCACTGGCGATTCTAGCTTCGCTTCAAGGTGGCTGCGAGCTACTTTTTGACGTGGCTAGCGAGTGTTTTAACCCGCCTCCAAAGGTAACCTCATCTGTTATAAAGATCCAAAAAAGCAAAAATTTGATAGGCAAAAATGCTGTTTTTAATACCGAATTCGAGTATGAAAAATTTAAAAAATTTCTAAAAACCGCCTTTAGCGCACCGAGAAAGACGCTTAGTAAAAATTTATCGGCAAATTTCGATAAATGCTTGCTGGCTGAAATTTACGGCGAGCTAAATTTGAGCCAAAATTTACGTCCTCATGAGATCGATGTCAATCTTTATCTAAAAATATTTGAAAAATTAAAGGTAAAAGATGAACGAAGACAAAGTTGTAGTCTCCAAAGGAAAGAGCAATAA
- a CDS encoding type II toxin-antitoxin system RelE/ParE family toxin, giving the protein MVIRRTERFNNELKAVFDFIAKDSKNRAIEFIKKMLDNVELLEANPLMGRTITQNKRELIFRGYIIPYMIDDEVIYLLGVYKANEWKS; this is encoded by the coding sequence ATGGTAATTAGGCGCACGGAACGCTTTAACAATGAACTTAAGGCAGTTTTTGATTTTATCGCAAAGGATAGCAAAAACAGGGCTATTGAGTTTATTAAAAAAATGCTTGATAATGTAGAGCTATTAGAAGCAAACCCATTAATGGGTAGAACCATAACCCAAAACAAAAGAGAACTTATATTTAGAGGCTACATAATCCCTTATATGATAGATGATGAGGTTATTTATCTTTTAGGGGTTTATAAAGCCAATGAGTGGAAGTCGTGA
- a CDS encoding heavy metal translocating P-type ATPase: MSTKITLSLENLTCANCAAKIEAKIAKMHGIKEANLDFLGQKISITSDKKINTNEFIKEIQALVDSIEDGVIVTQYKQKNTSHNHENSNVKNIITKIVIGGVLFVIALTASASETLKFALFLASYLIIGWSVLVSAAKNIIKGRVFDENFLMGIATLGAFAIKEYPEAVAVMLFYQIGELFQEMAVNKSRRSIASLMDIRPDFANLKLGAQIQKVSPESVKVGDFIVVKPGEKVPLDGEIIEGFSTFDTSALTGESLPKEIGIGENALSGYINKSALVTIKVSKIFAESTVSKILDLVQNASSKKSKTENFITKFARYYTPAVVLVALMLAFIPPIIFNEELSAWVYKALVFLVISCPCALVVSIPLGFFGGIGGASKHGILIKGANYLEALNSVDTVVFDKTGTLTKGIFKVSKIKLCSKNSQIKSKEELLRLAAHAEFFSTHPIANSIVKEYESREGKINEQDILKFEEVAGHGIKASINGKDIIAGNAKFMTLQGVKFEASNELGTVVYMAINGEFAGKFIITDELKTDAKEAILKIKNEGIKDTVILTGDSKEIAQDVADKLGIRQVFAELLPTQKVEKLEEILAQKAGQGKVMFVGDGINDAPVLARADVGVAMGGVGSDAAIEAADIVIMNDEPSKIATALKIAKKTRAIVWQNIIFALGVKAAIMIMGALGYATMWEAVFGDVGVALIAILNSVRAMR, encoded by the coding sequence ATGAGCACCAAGATAACTCTATCGCTTGAAAATTTAACTTGCGCTAATTGCGCTGCGAAGATCGAAGCAAAAATAGCAAAAATGCACGGTATCAAAGAGGCGAATTTAGACTTTTTGGGGCAAAAAATTTCAATAACAAGCGACAAAAAAATAAATACAAATGAGTTTATCAAAGAAATTCAAGCTCTCGTTGACAGCATAGAAGACGGCGTTATAGTCACTCAATACAAACAAAAAAACACTTCACACAATCACGAAAATAGCAATGTAAAAAATATAATCACGAAAATTGTCATAGGAGGAGTACTCTTTGTCATTGCGCTTACGGCTTCTGCTAGCGAAACGCTTAAATTTGCACTATTTTTAGCAAGCTACTTGATCATCGGCTGGAGCGTGCTTGTAAGCGCTGCTAAAAACATCATAAAAGGACGAGTGTTTGACGAAAATTTCCTCATGGGTATAGCTACGCTTGGAGCATTTGCCATCAAAGAGTACCCAGAAGCCGTTGCTGTCATGCTCTTTTATCAGATAGGCGAGCTCTTTCAGGAGATGGCAGTAAACAAATCGCGCAGATCGATCGCCTCGCTTATGGATATAAGGCCCGATTTTGCAAATTTAAAGCTTGGCGCACAGATACAAAAAGTCTCGCCCGAAAGCGTTAAAGTGGGCGATTTCATCGTCGTAAAACCGGGCGAAAAGGTGCCACTTGACGGAGAGATCATAGAGGGATTTTCGACATTTGACACCTCCGCACTAACAGGAGAATCCTTGCCAAAAGAGATCGGCATAGGTGAAAACGCGCTAAGCGGCTACATAAACAAAAGCGCGCTAGTAACGATAAAAGTAAGCAAAATTTTCGCCGAATCAACGGTCTCAAAGATACTTGATCTCGTGCAAAATGCAAGCTCCAAAAAGTCAAAAACGGAAAATTTCATCACAAAATTTGCAAGGTATTACACTCCCGCAGTCGTTCTCGTCGCGCTTATGCTTGCATTTATCCCGCCGATTATCTTTAACGAAGAGCTATCAGCCTGGGTCTATAAAGCGCTTGTATTTTTAGTTATCTCATGCCCTTGCGCGCTAGTTGTCTCCATCCCGCTTGGGTTTTTTGGCGGTATCGGTGGCGCTTCAAAGCACGGCATACTCATTAAGGGCGCAAACTATCTGGAAGCATTAAACAGCGTTGATACAGTCGTTTTCGATAAGACAGGAACGCTTACAAAAGGAATTTTTAAAGTAAGCAAGATCAAGCTATGCAGCAAAAATTCACAAATAAAAAGCAAAGAAGAGCTACTAAGGCTAGCAGCCCATGCGGAGTTTTTCTCTACTCATCCGATCGCAAATTCCATCGTAAAAGAATACGAAAGTAGGGAAGGCAAAATCAATGAACAAGATATCTTAAAATTTGAAGAAGTGGCAGGGCATGGCATAAAAGCAAGCATAAACGGCAAGGATATAATTGCTGGCAATGCCAAATTTATGACTCTTCAAGGAGTTAAATTTGAGGCTTCAAATGAGCTTGGTACAGTGGTTTACATGGCTATAAACGGCGAATTTGCAGGCAAATTTATAATAACCGATGAGTTAAAAACAGATGCCAAAGAGGCGATTTTAAAGATCAAAAATGAGGGCATAAAAGACACCGTAATACTAACAGGAGACAGCAAGGAGATCGCACAAGATGTCGCGGATAAACTTGGCATCAGGCAAGTTTTTGCAGAGCTTTTGCCGACACAAAAAGTCGAAAAACTAGAAGAAATTTTAGCTCAAAAAGCAGGGCAGGGCAAAGTGATGTTCGTAGGAGACGGCATAAACGATGCGCCGGTGCTTGCAAGAGCCGACGTGGGCGTAGCTATGGGTGGAGTCGGAAGCGATGCGGCGATAGAGGCTGCCGATATCGTCATAATGAACGATGAGCCTTCAAAGATAGCAACCGCGCTTAAAATCGCCAAAAAAACACGTGCGATCGTTTGGCAAAACATCATCTTCGCACTCGGCGTAAAAGCCGCCATCATGATAATGGGAGCCTTAGGATACGCAACGATGTGGGAAGCCGTGTTTGGCGATGTAGGCGTGGCGCTTATAGCGATACTAAATTCCGTTAGGGCGATGAGGTGA
- a CDS encoding metalloregulator ArsR/SmtB family transcription factor, translating to MQENIQNNDLQAVCESTIIHQDVIEKVRNELKSEEILYDLGDFFKILGDTTRIKILSALSKSQMCVCDIAALFGMSHSAISHQLRVLKQGRLVKHKKQGKVVYYSLDDEHVKSIIEQGLTHIMER from the coding sequence ATGCAAGAAAATATACAAAACAACGATTTACAAGCGGTTTGTGAAAGCACGATCATACATCAAGATGTGATAGAAAAAGTAAGAAACGAGCTGAAAAGCGAAGAAATCTTATACGATCTTGGCGATTTTTTTAAAATTTTAGGCGACACGACGAGGATAAAAATTTTAAGCGCACTATCCAAATCGCAAATGTGTGTCTGCGATATCGCGGCACTTTTTGGCATGAGCCACTCGGCCATCTCGCATCAACTTAGAGTGCTTAAGCAAGGAAGGTTAGTTAAACACAAAAAGCAGGGCAAGGTGGTTTATTATTCGCTTGATGACGAACACGTAAAAAGTATCATCGAACAAGGGCTTACACACATCATGGAGAGATAA
- a CDS encoding DUF417 family protein, whose amino-acid sequence MQNLIHKFISSEFEIKFARFALILVLFLFGNYKWFEFEVELLKPIISGTWLNFLYTIFGFHGASYFLGIVESIAYIALAVGYKKPKAGVLGSLIVIMTGFTTLSLMPQLGKPDGFILKDIFMVALGFIILKYDLIRIQKARNQASLV is encoded by the coding sequence ATGCAAAATTTAATTCACAAATTTATCAGTTCGGAATTCGAGATCAAATTCGCAAGATTTGCGCTCATCTTAGTGCTGTTTTTATTTGGCAACTACAAATGGTTTGAGTTTGAAGTAGAGCTTTTAAAGCCGATCATCTCGGGCACTTGGCTAAATTTTCTCTATACTATTTTCGGCTTTCACGGAGCAAGCTATTTTTTAGGCATTGTTGAAAGTATCGCCTACATAGCCCTTGCGGTTGGATATAAAAAGCCAAAAGCTGGAGTTTTAGGTTCACTTATCGTTATCATGACGGGGTTTACCACACTTAGCCTTATGCCACAACTTGGCAAGCCAGATGGCTTCATACTAAAAGATATTTTCATGGTTGCACTTGGGTTTATCATCCTAAAATACGATCTAATCAGAATACAAAAAGCTCGCAACCAAGCCTCGCTAGTCTAA
- a CDS encoding ABC transporter ATP-binding protein, which produces MKLTNIDFKEIIKMSKGDVIYTLMNDTQRLEYIFERPFYTIFSDIFDFIFVVGFLLYIEPVVLLILLITTPFIYIFSIKTARIQKQTSDNTQKADSKITVSIEQLLSGYETIKSFNAEAKEQERFNKLSDESYKNRKAGTKSLSIFMPIEATLSTIGIALVLLYAVYQVSNHALAVGMIVVIADYSRKFYQPIRNISNYLQVIQKALVSIGKIIEFLTIKEEAQTGSLKNIKMSL; this is translated from the coding sequence ATCAAGCTAACTAATATCGATTTTAAAGAGATCATTAAGATGTCAAAAGGAGATGTGATCTACACTTTGATGAATGATACTCAAAGGCTTGAATACATCTTTGAAAGACCGTTTTATACGATTTTTAGCGATATTTTTGATTTTATTTTCGTAGTAGGATTTTTGCTATACATTGAGCCTGTAGTCTTACTGATCCTACTTATCACAACACCTTTTATATATATTTTTAGCATAAAGACAGCTAGGATCCAAAAACAAACATCGGACAACACTCAAAAAGCGGATTCTAAAATAACCGTTAGTATAGAGCAGCTTCTTAGCGGATATGAAACTATCAAGTCATTTAATGCCGAAGCTAAAGAGCAAGAACGCTTCAACAAACTATCCGATGAGTCATACAAAAATAGAAAAGCAGGAACCAAAAGCCTTTCTATATTTATGCCTATTGAAGCGACTTTAAGCACTATAGGAATCGCCTTAGTGCTTTTATATGCCGTGTATCAAGTTAGTAATCATGCTCTTGCAGTCGGTATGATAGTTGTTATAGCCGACTATTCACGCAAATTTTATCAACCAATTAGAAACATCTCTAATTATTTGCAAGTCATTCAAAAAGCACTTGTTTCGATAGGCAAAATAATAGAATTTTTAACCATAAAAGAAGAGGCACAAACCGGCTCACTTAAAAATATAAAGATGTCCCTGTAG
- a CDS encoding ribonuclease J — MNEDKVVVSKGKSNKKRRFRPKNKNNQGENNAEISAEQKASNNVIDNFFAASFDRETQNKSHESSAKQNGKKANSKQHKKQNSQNGGQNSQNNSKNGKKNAENKNASTQQNNQNGSNDDTQKPKKSKKPKKNLPAKLNGNEQWQQDIASAIEANKATHELRLEPLKYLNSSDHKVRVTPLGGLGEIGGNMTVFETETSAIIVDIGMSFPSESMHGVDILIPDFDYVRKIKDKIKGVIITHAHEDHIGAVPYFYKEFKFPIYATPLPLGMINNKFEEHGLKQERSLFRSVEKRKPYLIGDFEVEWIHITHSIIDSSALAITTKAGTILHTGDFKIDHTPIDGYPTDLGRIAYYGERGVLCLMSDSTNSYREGITKSESSVGKTFDAIFAKSKGRVIMSTFSSNIHRVYQAIEWGLKYNRKVCVIGRSMERNLYTAMELGYVKLDKKIFIDANEVGKYKDNEVLIVTTGSQGETMSALYRMATDEHKYIKIKPTDQIIISSKAIPGNEGSVSTVLNFLIKSGASVAYQDFSEIHVSGHAAQEEQKLMIRLTKPKFFLPVHGEYNHIAKHKETAISCGVDERNIYLMSDGDQVEICQKYMKRAKTVKTGKVFIDNQINKQISDDVIIDRQNLAEAGVVMIIAQISRHSQKLINKPRVVSYGLVADKQDGEFSKEMEEVLVQFLSNVKEELLKDSRMLESQVRQVIRKHIFRKVKKYPTIVPIIYLM; from the coding sequence ATGAACGAAGACAAAGTTGTAGTCTCCAAAGGAAAGAGCAATAAAAAGCGAAGATTTCGCCCGAAAAACAAAAACAATCAAGGCGAAAACAATGCAGAAATAAGTGCCGAACAAAAAGCCAGCAATAACGTTATAGATAATTTTTTTGCGGCCTCTTTTGACAGAGAAACGCAAAATAAAAGCCACGAAAGCTCCGCTAAACAAAACGGCAAAAAAGCCAACTCAAAGCAGCACAAAAAACAAAATTCTCAAAATGGCGGACAAAATTCTCAAAACAATTCAAAAAACGGCAAGAAAAACGCTGAAAATAAAAATGCTAGCACTCAGCAAAATAACCAAAACGGCTCAAACGATGACACTCAAAAGCCAAAAAAGAGTAAAAAACCGAAAAAAAATTTGCCCGCCAAACTAAACGGCAACGAGCAATGGCAACAAGACATCGCAAGCGCGATAGAGGCGAACAAAGCCACTCATGAGCTTCGCCTTGAACCGCTAAAATATCTAAATTCAAGCGATCACAAAGTCCGTGTAACTCCTCTTGGCGGACTTGGCGAGATCGGCGGAAACATGACGGTGTTTGAGACCGAAACAAGCGCGATAATCGTAGATATCGGCATGAGCTTTCCAAGCGAGAGCATGCACGGAGTTGATATACTCATACCTGACTTTGACTACGTGCGAAAGATAAAAGACAAGATAAAAGGCGTTATCATAACTCATGCGCACGAAGATCACATCGGTGCGGTGCCGTATTTTTACAAAGAGTTTAAATTCCCTATCTACGCCACGCCTCTTCCGCTTGGAATGATAAATAACAAATTTGAAGAGCATGGGCTAAAGCAGGAGCGTTCGCTATTTCGCTCGGTTGAAAAGCGAAAGCCTTATCTGATCGGTGATTTTGAAGTGGAGTGGATACATATAACTCACTCGATTATCGACTCATCCGCACTTGCTATCACGACAAAGGCGGGTACGATCTTGCACACGGGTGACTTTAAGATAGATCACACGCCCATAGACGGTTATCCGACCGACTTAGGACGTATCGCATACTACGGCGAGCGAGGCGTGCTGTGCTTGATGAGTGATAGCACAAACAGCTATAGAGAAGGTATCACAAAGAGCGAAAGCAGCGTAGGAAAGACCTTTGACGCGATATTTGCCAAATCCAAAGGGCGCGTGATAATGAGCACATTTAGCTCAAACATCCACCGCGTATATCAGGCTATCGAGTGGGGGCTTAAATATAACCGCAAAGTCTGCGTCATCGGCAGAAGCATGGAGCGAAACTTATACACGGCAATGGAGCTAGGCTACGTAAAGCTTGATAAGAAAATTTTCATAGACGCAAATGAAGTCGGCAAATACAAAGACAACGAGGTGCTAATCGTAACCACCGGTAGCCAAGGCGAAACGATGAGCGCGCTATATCGCATGGCGACCGATGAGCATAAATATATAAAAATCAAGCCGACCGATCAGATCATAATAAGCTCTAAAGCGATCCCTGGAAATGAAGGAAGCGTATCGACGGTGCTAAATTTCTTAATAAAATCAGGCGCAAGCGTAGCGTATCAGGATTTTAGCGAAATTCACGTAAGCGGACACGCCGCGCAAGAGGAGCAAAAGCTCATGATCCGCCTAACCAAGCCTAAATTTTTCCTTCCGGTTCACGGTGAATACAACCACATCGCAAAACACAAAGAGACAGCCATAAGCTGCGGAGTGGACGAGCGAAACATATATCTTATGAGTGATGGCGATCAGGTTGAAATTTGCCAAAAATACATGAAACGAGCAAAAACCGTTAAGACCGGTAAAGTCTTTATAGATAATCAAATCAACAAGCAAATTTCAGACGATGTCATTATCGACCGCCAAAATTTAGCAGAAGCGGGCGTAGTCATGATCATCGCTCAAATTTCACGCCACAGCCAAAAGCTCATAAACAAACCGCGCGTAGTTAGCTACGGTCTTGTTGCAGACAAGCAAGACGGGGAATTTAGCAAAGAGATGGAAGAGGTGCTCGTGCAGTTTTTAAGCAACGTAAAAGAGGAGCTGCTAAAAGACAGCCGCATGCTTGAAAGCCAGGTGCGCCAAGTGATAAGAAAGCATATATTTAGAAAAGTGAAAAAATACCCGACTATCGTTCCGATAATTTATTTGATGTAA